ttcttcatttgtagtTGCTGTCTCTGCTGGCCTTCATCTGTGAAGAAGTTGTATCGCAGTGTACTTTGTGTGgaggactttatttttttgagtttgtAAGCTGCAGTGCCTTTCTTCTGAGTCTCCTTATACTGATTGTGTATTGCACTCCATTTTACGAGAGAGTTGATACTACAAAAGTAAAATCATCGGTAAGCATGAGAAAATATCATCCCCATATTAAGAGCATAGCTATTTTGTAATCTGGCATAGTTTTATTGTTTAAAGCAGTAATGTTTTCAAAACTCAGCAACGTGAAAAGACAGTATCTGTTGTTCCAACTTGCTCTGCTTCTAAGCACCTCTGTTTTTTCCTACCGAGGGGATGATAGAGAGGGAAAGTGAGATTAGAGTGAGAGTGGCAGACACTGCCAATAGTTTACAGTTATTGGTAGTTTAATGTAATTCACATTCGACTTAAAAAAAGCCTAGGATTTTGTCACTTCTGATTTCTCACTTTTGAGTGTCACTCATTGGTTCTACAGTCATTAATTGTGTGCCTttattacatgccaggcattTATATGCTAGATACTGGAGATAGAGTAATGAACTAATGTGAAATATTTCTggagctttaaaataaaacatttaaagctTAAAGCTTCAGTGATCAGGGAAAATAAAGCAACATGTAATTCTTCCTATATTTTGCTTTAATGGTATTATGAAAAGTTGTCTGTGAGTGAATTAAGAATGCATTTGTTGAATTTATTCATAcgttttcttataaaaataaaaactacttgagagtcttattttttacaaaattagaaatgctTAACTTTTTAACACTTAGTATGCTGACCCgataaggttttttgttttgttttgtttttgagatggtgtctcactctgttgcccaggctggagtgcagtggtatgatctcagctcactgcagcctctgcctcccaggctcaagcaatccacccaccttagcctccccagtacctgggactataggtttgtgccaccacacgtggctaatccttatattttttgtagagacggggttttgccttgtcgcccaggctggtctcaaactcctggactcaagtgatccacccacctcggcctcccaaaagtgctgggattacaagcgtgagccaccatgcctggccctgacccTATGTTTTTGAGTATAGTTGAATGTGTGAGATgacacatgaaataatttttatttatttatttttgagatggagtcttgctctgtcgcccaggctggagggcagtggcacaatctcggctcactgcaacctccgcctcccgggttcaagcgattcttctgcctctgcctcccaagtagctgggattacaggtgtgcatctggctaatttttgtatttttagtagagatggagtttcaccatcttggccaggctggtcttgaactcctgacctcgtgatccacccgccttggccaaccaaagtgttaggattacaggcatgagccactgcacccggcgaaATAATTTATATAGTTACTGAATTTAACAGTTGAGCAATTTACTTCTTTAGTAGCATTTGAGTTGTCAGTAGTAGTTTGTGAAGAGTTGTACGTGTCAGGGTTGGCAAAATAATCTACATTTTTGAGGGAAGGGATTATGGtagattttgaacttttttttttttctttttgagatggagtcttgctcttgttgcccagactggagtgcaatggcaggatctcggctcattgcaacctctgcctcctgggttcaagcaattctcctgcctcagcctcctgagtaactgggattataggtacccaccatggctaatttttgtacttttagtagagaaggggttttgccatgttggccaggctggtcttgaactcctgacctcaggtgatccacctgccttggcctcctaaagtgctgggattataggcatgagccaccgcagccagccttttttttttttttttttttttttttttgagacaggtctccctcttttgaccaggctggagtgcagtggcatgatcacggctcactgtagccttgatctcctggtctcaagcaatccttgtgcctcagccttctgagtagctggggagtagctgtgactacaggcgtgtgccaccatgcccagctactttttttgattttttttagccatgagatcttgctatgttgcctaggctggctttgacctcctggggtcaagcagtcctcctgccttggccttccaaagtactgggcttAGAAGCGTGAACCTATGCCTGGCCCGATTTTGAGCTCttacaaataagaaataacagTATAAAAACAAACCAGTAAGATTCTATTATTTTAGATTAATAAGAAGCAAGcattaaattatatattgattAAACACCTAAGATAGTTACTTTTTTCTGTATAACCTTTTGTACCTCTTGAATTTTGTGCTATAGGAATCTATtacctttttataaaaatatattctaagttaaaaaatagactggagtggtggctcacacctgtaatcgcagcactttgggaagctgaggcggaaggagcacttgaggccaggagttcaagagcagcccggataacataatgagaccccatctgtacaaaaaaaggaaaaaattagctgggcatggtgatgcgtgcttgtagtcctagctacgcaggaggctgagacaggaggatcagttgaacccaggaggtcaaggctgctgctGTGCGTTataaatcacaccattgcactccatcctggtgacagagtgagaccgtctcaaaaataaataaagaaaagtttatacCAAACAgttaaaaattaactttgaaaaacaaGTGGAGTCTGAACCAAATCTATCAAGCATTTTATGAGCACATATACACAGTTCTTGGTATAGTCAGTATGTGACCATTCTGTCATCTGGGCTGGTAATACAGGTAGCTGCTGTCAGCATGGATGTACTGGGTGCCAATTACTTTATGTGCTGTGATTTAGAATCCTTACACCTCATGCTCCATTTCTCTTTGAGGAAACTTAGGTTCAGGGTgattaaggaacttgcccaaagttaACACAGCTAGGATGGAAAATAAACTGAATTTGAACTCAAGGCAAGCGCTTACACCACACTCTGTGACCTAGgcagactcctttttttttttttttttaaattttttatttcactttaagttccaggatacatgtgcagaatgtgcaggtttgttacataagtatacatctgccatggtggtttgctgcacccatcaacctatcatgctaggttttaagccccgcatgcattaggtatttatcctaatgctctccctccccttgcctgccaccccccgacaggccctggtgtgtgatgttcccctccctgtgtccatgtgttctcactgttcaactcccacttatgagtgagaacatgcggtgtttggtttttatgttcctgtgttagtttgctaggagCAGAATCCTATTAGAACCAATGCCCTACCATCTTGAGGTGCTGTCATGGCTAATACCATCACTATAGGAATCTCTATGACAATGACAACAGGACTCATTTTTTTTATGAAATGTATATTAAGAGGATACAGATACTCCTTAgaatttttgttaattatatttgTAGTCtttggacattttcttttttacagatgaATACACCCTAAGATTTGGACAAGGGAAAAGTTCTCAAGTATCTGAGCTGGTTGATTTATAGTTCGaatgtgtaaatataaatatatatatagacacacacacaccaaattcTGACtggaaaaatttatattaaaaaaattaaaagttgaaatcattttgggccgggcgcggtgtctcaagcctgtaatcccagcactttgggaggctgagatgggcggatcacgaggtcaggagattgagaccagcctggctaacacagtgaaacccatctctaccaaaaaaatacaaaaaactaggggcgaagtggcgggtgcctgtagtcccagctactcgggaggctgaggcaggagaatggcatagacccaggaggcggagcttgcagtgagctgagatccggccactgcactccagcctgggtgacagagcgagactccgtctcaaaaaaaacaaaaaacaaaaaaaacaaaaaaaacaaacaaaaaaagaaatcattttgtcATTTCTTATCTCAACAGTGAAACAACAtcaccataaaaatatttttagaaatgtttagtttttattttaatgctgcaTCTGTAATGTTTAAAGCACACTGATCATTTTGACAAGAAATGGTGTTATAATATTGTCCAGTTTAGTATCATTTTGACAAGAAACAACACTGTAATATTGACCAGTATAGTATAATGGTGGAAcctgaaaaaagtaaaacacttATTATATCAAACTTGagcatttaaaaagtcattttagagTAAATACTAGtttaaaaatactgagaaaaaagaaaaattagtccTTTCATCCTAAAATagcttttgtattattttgctgTATTCCTTTCAaatcttttgtttccatttgtagGTGATTTTTAATCATAATTTAAATGATTTGTAATCATAGAACATATATTCTACTTTTTACCTAATATCATAAGGATTTCATGTTTGTTTGCATGgcttaaaaatcactttttactGTCTGCATATTAATacacttaaattttaaatattttttcatgcaaGAGAGGTTTTCTGTTTTAGAGGAATGTGTTTTGAGTGTGTGGTACTGGTGGTGCCTAAAgaggaataacttttttttttttttttgggaagatgtcttgctctgtcgccagactggagtgcagtggcgcaataggagctcactgcatcctccacttcctgggttcaaacgattctctgcTTCAGcatcccgaatagctgggattacaggcgtgtgccaccacgcctggctaatttttgtacttttagtagaaacggggtttcgccatattggccaggctgatctcaaactcctgaccttaggtgatccgcccacctcagcctcccaaaggaataatattttttaagagactgttTTCTATCCCATGCCATTGCAGTCACAGTCTGTTAGGAACAACAGTAGCCAACGTTTTTGGGACATTTACATTTACTAGTGGTATATAGCTCAACATTTACATTTACTAGTGGTATAGCtcagatttgaactcaggtagaCTGGCTCTAGAACCCATGTTTGTTGAACACTGCATTATTGTCTCAAAATGATTGTCTTACTTCAGTTAACTTGAATGTATtctaaatattagtaaatataattttatatttatatgcaataaatttgaaataaccaaaggaattaaaaaataaagtactacAAGGAAACACCTTTTAGAAGCagagaaaacttctttttttttcttttttgagacagagtttcgttcttgtcccccaggctggagtacaatggtgcgatcttggctcactgcaacctctgcctcccaggtttaagtgattctcctgcctcagcctcccaagtagctgggattacaagcgcccgccaccacacccatctaatttttgcatttttaatagagacggggtttgaccatgttggccagggtattctcaaactcctgacctcaggtgatccacccgcctcagcctcccaaagtactgggattacaggcgtgaaccactgtgcctggcgagAAAACCtcttacattttttataaatgttaagtgAGTGATTGACAGTTTAGGAATTTTGTGTTAaatagttttattgatttttttttttttttgagacagagtcttgctctgttacccaggctggagtgcagtggtgtgacctcggctcactgcaacctccgcctcctgggtttgagtgattctcctgcctcagcctccagagtagctgggactacaggtgcccactaccatgcctgggtattttttttttttttttggtatttttagtagagaaagggtttcaccatgttggtcaggctggtctcgaactcctgacctcatgatccgcctgcctcagcctcccaaagtgctgggattacagctgggagccaccgtgcccggccagttttaTTGGTATTAGGTTTAGTGGAGTTTGCAGTTCAGAAAACTCAAAAAGTATCAGACTTTGGAGTGGCTATCATTTTACCAAGTTTCCCTTTCTGAATCAAGTATATATGTCATTACTGTTTTCAGTTGGCATATGAGGGCCTTATGAGATAATGCCTGAGAGAGCACTTGGAAACCCATGAAACATCTCATGATTGTAAGCTGCATTATGATGATATATGGAAGTTTTATGTAGTAGATAAGCTCATCATACAGGCTCACTGTGGATTACCCACTTGGAACAGTTGAAGGCAATATGTTATTCCAGAAAGCCTAAGTGTCTAAAAAACACACTCTTGGCATACTTCTATTTAATAAtgggtagtttttaaaattctttcttttagaaaGTGCTTTCAAAGCATTGGAATACTCTCAGAGATGTCATCCTACcataaaatactttgaaaggaAAGACAAATGCTTTTTTGCTGGAAGCAAGGTGGAATTGTAATAAGTGCTTTGGCTTAGATAATTGTATTATGTCCCAGAGAAAAAGAGGCACACACAAACACTTGTACACACGCACACGAGATCTTTTCCGggactgtgtttttttttttttttttttttttttttgagactggataaCAAAAAAcgtcccaattagctgggactacaggctcatgccacctcTCCTGGCATAGGGGGCTGTTGTTATTAAAAGATTATCTTGTAATGTGTTCTCTCAATATGCCCAGCCCAGTGTGGGTACTGTTTATTTTAcacagtatttattgaatgccaggCTTATTGAAAAGTTAGAAGTTTGGGTATGTAAGTTTGGATTGtatcaagaaaaacaaacagccagagctttttaaagttaaaaatgaaaaagttcattTCCATGAATCTAACTGTATTGTAttccttttgtgttttgtatgtatgcataggatttttatattactttgggaACAGGATGTGTGTTTTTGTTGGCATCCATCATTTTTGTTTCCACACATGACAGGACTTCAGCTGAAATTGCTGCTATTGTAAGTACCTTGTATTTTtaacattgcttatttttgtttccttagaaATAAGGAATTTGGAGAGTACTTGACAAGTTATACAGTATGTtagagttgtttttcttttaacttatttttttagtgTAATTTTGAATAGAAGACCTTAAAGCAAATGAGCATGATAGCCTTTGAAACCTAGAGCCTATAGAATTTGactgaattttgtttaaaaaaaatctacttacTTCACATATCAATGTGCTATTGCTAATGGAAGTGGTAAAAttgactttattttatatttctccacTTTCAGTACAATAAATGCACACCTACATGCCAGGAGCTATTCTAGGTATGGAGAATATATGGGAGATATGATTCAGAGGCTCAGCCTAGAAAAGGAGACGGAAAAGTAAAATTGTAATGGAGTTTGTTACATGAACCAATAGAAGTTGTTCTgagactgggtgctgtggctcaggcttataatcccagcactttgggaggccaaggtgagagactcacttgaagccaggagttcaagaccagcctgggcaagcaacatagtgagacctcatctctacaagaagaaaaaaaaattaataataaaaaagttggTCTAGACAGCAGTTTTCAGTGGGTTATACATATCCTTAAAGGTTCACCAGGACTTTTCAAGGAGTACGAGGCAGAGATAGTTTTGAGGAAAttaatttccagctttttaaTCTCCATAtgtaatcttttttaaaactagTATGTCTGAGAATTTATCTCTGGTGAAGGAGTGTCACCAACTCTTTTCCACCTTCCCATTCACAGTCGCCACCCACCTTGCcccctcaaaaagaaaaaaatacttgcgTGTCCTGAATCTTGCTGCATTAGTTCCTTCTCGCACTGCTATatagaaatacctgagactgggtaacgcataaagaaaagaggtttaattgcctcatgGTTCTGACAGCTCTACAGGAAACATAGcaggggaggtctcaggaaacttacagtcatggcagaaggcaaggcagaagcaggcacatcttacgtggccagagcaggaggaagagagagagtggggaggtgctacgcactttttttttttttttttttttgagacggagtctctctctgtcgcccaggctggagtgcagtggccagatctcagctcactgcaagctccgcctcccgggttcacgccattctcctgcctcagcctcccgagtagtt
Above is a window of Macaca thibetana thibetana isolate TM-01 chromosome 2, ASM2454274v1, whole genome shotgun sequence DNA encoding:
- the CMTM6 gene encoding CKLF-like MARVEL transmembrane domain-containing protein 6 gives rise to the protein MENGAVYSPTTEEDPGPARGPRSGIAAYFFLDRLPGPRRVLKGLQLLLSLLAFICEEVVSQCTLCGGLYFFEFVSCSAFLLSLLILIVYCTPFYERVDTTKVKSSDFYITLGTGCVFLLASIIFVSTHDRTSAEIAAIVFGFLASFMFLLDFAIMLYEKRQESQLRKPENTTRAEALTEPLNA